A stretch of Aerococcus christensenii DNA encodes these proteins:
- a CDS encoding methionine ABC transporter permease: MAFFKTIMPNVLAIQDQMLKATLETLYMTIVTCVIGFAIGILIGVLLVLYMPGGLKENRAVYSILDKIVNIGRSIPFVILIALLGGFTRLIVGTSIGTTGSLVPLIVGTIPFYARQVQNALLEIDEGIIEAAQAMGCSIRDIVIRVYLKEAIPGLIRTSALTVINVISLTAMAGVVGGGGLGNLAITRGYQRYQNDITIVATLIILIIVFISQAIADRLVKHYEH, from the coding sequence ATGGCTTTTTTTAAAACGATCATGCCTAATGTGTTAGCGATTCAAGATCAAATGTTAAAAGCAACCCTAGAAACTTTGTATATGACGATTGTTACTTGCGTGATAGGTTTTGCTATTGGAATACTTATAGGGGTCTTGTTGGTCTTATACATGCCAGGCGGTTTAAAAGAAAATCGGGCGGTTTATTCTATATTGGATAAGATCGTTAATATCGGTCGATCGATTCCTTTTGTTATTTTGATCGCCTTGCTTGGTGGATTTACACGCTTGATTGTAGGAACTTCTATTGGGACAACAGGTTCTCTTGTGCCGCTGATTGTAGGAACGATTCCCTTCTATGCGAGACAAGTTCAAAATGCCTTATTAGAAATTGATGAAGGGATTATTGAAGCCGCTCAAGCTATGGGCTGCTCTATTCGAGATATTGTGATTAGAGTTTATCTGAAAGAAGCGATACCAGGTCTTATTCGGACATCTGCTCTAACTGTGATCAATGTGATCAGCTTGACAGCTATGGCTGGTGTTGTTGGCGGAGGCGGTCTTGGTAATTTAGCGATTACAAGAGGATATCAACGTTATCAAAACGATATAACGATTGTAGCCACTTTAATTATTTTGATTATTGTGTTTATTAGCCAAGCAATTGCTGATAGACTCGTTAAACATTACGAACATTAG
- a CDS encoding amino acid ABC transporter ATP-binding protein, protein MNNAILEVQHLEKKFGDNLVLKDIDFTVAPGEVISIIGSSGSGKSTLLRCMNLLETPTAGDICHHGSSILTPGFDQNSYRAKVGMVFQQFNLFKNMNVLKNCMIGQVKILKRSEEEAKKIALKNLEKVGMAPYRDARPDQLSGGQQQRVAIARALSMNPEILLFDEPTSALDPEMVGEVLQTMTELAHEGLTMIVVTHEMAFARDVSSRICFMDKGVIVEDGEPDQVINHPNHQRTKEFLTRYLSEK, encoded by the coding sequence ATGAATAATGCAATTTTAGAAGTGCAACACTTAGAGAAGAAATTTGGAGATAATTTAGTTTTAAAGGACATTGATTTTACAGTGGCTCCTGGCGAAGTGATTTCAATTATTGGGTCTTCTGGTTCTGGGAAATCTACGCTTTTGAGATGTATGAATCTCCTAGAAACCCCAACAGCTGGAGACATTTGCCATCATGGAAGTTCTATTCTGACGCCTGGCTTTGATCAGAATAGCTATCGGGCAAAGGTGGGGATGGTTTTCCAACAATTTAATCTCTTTAAAAATATGAATGTTTTAAAGAATTGTATGATTGGACAAGTGAAGATTCTCAAACGAAGTGAAGAAGAAGCTAAAAAAATTGCTTTGAAAAATTTAGAAAAAGTTGGTATGGCCCCTTATCGTGATGCAAGACCCGATCAATTATCTGGGGGACAACAACAAAGAGTAGCGATTGCGCGTGCTTTATCTATGAATCCAGAGATCCTTCTATTTGATGAACCTACCTCAGCTCTCGATCCAGAGATGGTAGGGGAAGTTTTACAAACCATGACAGAATTGGCTCATGAAGGCTTAACTATGATTGTAGTTACTCACGAAATGGCTTTCGCTCGAGATGTTTCTTCTCGAATTTGCTTTATGGATAAGGGAGTTATTGTCGAAGATGGGGAGCCTGATCAAGTCATTAATCATCCAAATCATCAACGGACGAAAGAATTCTTGACGCGATATCTCTCAGAAAAATAG
- the rplT gene encoding 50S ribosomal protein L20, producing MARVKGGTVTRRRRKKYLKLAKGYFGAKSTNYKMAKEAVMKSYMYAFRDRRKRKRDFRRLWITRINAAARVNGLSYSRLMNGLHQANIDINRKMLADIAINDPEAFATICDQAKQVLGK from the coding sequence ATGGCACGTGTTAAAGGTGGTACGGTGACTCGTCGTCGTCGTAAAAAATATTTAAAATTAGCAAAAGGTTATTTTGGAGCAAAATCAACAAACTATAAGATGGCTAAAGAAGCCGTTATGAAATCTTATATGTATGCTTTCCGTGATCGTCGGAAGAGAAAACGTGACTTCCGTCGTTTATGGATCACACGTATCAATGCTGCAGCTCGTGTGAACGGATTGAGCTACAGCCGTTTAATGAATGGTTTACATCAAGCCAATATTGATATTAACCGTAAAATGTTAGCTGATATTGCGATCAACGATCCAGAAGCTTTTGCAACAATTTGTGACCAAGCGAAACAAGTTCTTGGAAAATAG
- a CDS encoding peptidoglycan bridge formation glycyltransferase FemA/FemB family protein: protein MKFVELSSEDFDQWIKKLGKSNHLQSIDMAHLKEKRGRKIHFVGLEDDHHQVLEAALLAALPTRVGKAYEIEGWLPSSAENSETVSAFLKALQTYVKNNGGISLLIKPDVPYVVTDVRGENPKFQNESLIEIFQKAGYSYHKLDLRPEFAGFDWNYKKYLKGVDPSKPEKSYLKGAQQSLKQAHHYPTVVREITGLEEMPRFYACYEKTCHRLGISPKEYIYFEQVYQTMGDRAQFILAEIDFKAYQEKLQNRRQVLKEELDALEADLALNPNSRKKNNQHREILSQYEAQGKRLVDAKEWIDQATEEKTVLAVALFIISPYELTYLYSGSNEEYSLINAPHLIQDQTIRLALDKKIPVYNFLGISEPFDENNGLFRFKVSFNGYAERTMGTFTWSPHPTFLKVYEKVKRLLGRYDN from the coding sequence ATGAAATTTGTTGAATTATCATCAGAAGATTTTGATCAATGGATTAAAAAATTAGGCAAGAGTAATCACTTACAATCAATAGATATGGCACATTTGAAGGAAAAACGTGGTCGCAAAATTCATTTTGTAGGCTTAGAAGATGATCACCATCAAGTCCTTGAAGCAGCCTTATTAGCAGCTCTTCCTACTCGTGTAGGAAAAGCTTATGAAATAGAAGGGTGGTTACCTTCATCTGCTGAGAATTCAGAGACCGTTAGTGCCTTTTTAAAAGCCTTGCAGACTTATGTGAAAAATAATGGGGGCATTTCTTTGTTGATTAAACCTGATGTGCCTTATGTAGTCACAGATGTTCGTGGAGAAAATCCTAAATTTCAAAATGAATCTTTGATTGAGATTTTCCAAAAAGCAGGATATAGCTATCATAAACTAGATCTTCGTCCAGAATTTGCAGGTTTTGATTGGAATTATAAAAAATATTTGAAGGGTGTGGATCCTTCAAAACCAGAGAAATCTTATCTCAAAGGGGCACAACAATCTTTAAAGCAAGCCCATCATTATCCAACAGTTGTTCGTGAAATTACGGGTTTAGAGGAAATGCCTAGATTTTATGCTTGTTATGAAAAAACTTGCCACCGTTTAGGAATTTCGCCTAAAGAGTATATTTATTTTGAACAGGTTTATCAGACGATGGGGGACAGAGCGCAATTTATTTTGGCTGAGATTGATTTTAAAGCCTATCAAGAAAAACTCCAAAATCGTCGGCAAGTACTCAAAGAAGAATTAGATGCTCTAGAAGCAGACTTAGCCCTTAATCCAAATAGTCGGAAGAAAAATAATCAACATCGCGAAATCCTTTCGCAATATGAAGCACAGGGCAAACGTTTGGTAGATGCTAAGGAATGGATTGATCAAGCCACAGAAGAAAAAACAGTGTTGGCAGTGGCACTCTTTATTATTAGTCCTTACGAATTAACCTATCTTTATTCAGGGTCTAATGAAGAGTATTCCTTGATTAATGCTCCTCACCTTATTCAAGATCAAACGATTCGATTGGCTTTGGATAAGAAGATTCCTGTTTATAATTTTCTAGGAATTAGTGAGCCGTTTGATGAAAATAATGGCCTCTTTCGTTTTAAAGTTTCTTTTAATGGGTATGCTGAACGAACAATGGGTACCTTTACTTGGTCTCCGCATCCGACCTTCCTCAAAGTTTATGAAAAAGTGAAACGATTGTTAGGACGGTATGATAACTAA
- a CDS encoding GW dipeptide domain-containing protein, with protein sequence MRLKNKIVCGMAMLTGLLFICPDVLADQVLSDSNINRKTENISSQKNQEVSKTQLVKKQLAPHKNEKHGATGESLTVDHSQGIERYYTAEITHTGYTIDTKPWGESGFQSAGVGTSADYLNQVVTIRYENESGYYANIWKNNQELGWIDKRAFKGFVLPSYQDTVVAKGYSFDSKPWGEDDFKTLDWSNQHLNEAVTLVMESENRAYVLALQKGESLGWLDKRAFVQVDDHNFEATSVTPYHAKIVNKGYSIDTKPWGVPGFQLSASGYSDQHLGEQVVVSQVDESDSYVLISDQYFNEWGWLDRRALLEERLTSRQLEVSPQVSQRWWYCVPASLSMILDTVGVQVDQFTLARQTNCIDYVGTESPDAIKVLNQYVIGKEAPEPGEMGYHLEKVTEYTPMSSQFSEFKLNYIKSIQAGKPVYLTFNFDKMYDKGGQNFDHAVVGIGYVANESETDIERILYRDPSVSLSGHIHSVTPEKYFASMPGDESCYAYFS encoded by the coding sequence GTGCGTTTAAAGAATAAGATCGTATGTGGAATGGCTATGTTGACAGGACTACTTTTCATTTGCCCTGATGTTTTAGCGGATCAGGTATTAAGTGATTCAAACATCAATCGTAAAACAGAGAACATTTCATCACAAAAAAATCAGGAAGTTTCAAAAACTCAATTAGTGAAAAAGCAACTTGCTCCGCACAAAAATGAAAAACATGGAGCAACAGGTGAGTCATTAACCGTTGATCATAGTCAAGGAATTGAAAGATATTATACGGCAGAAATTACGCATACGGGGTACACCATAGATACAAAACCTTGGGGAGAATCTGGATTTCAATCAGCAGGGGTAGGAACTTCTGCTGACTATTTAAATCAAGTGGTGACGATTCGCTATGAAAATGAGTCGGGTTACTATGCTAATATTTGGAAAAACAATCAAGAATTAGGATGGATCGATAAACGTGCTTTCAAAGGATTCGTTTTACCGAGTTATCAAGATACGGTTGTTGCTAAAGGGTATTCCTTTGATTCTAAGCCTTGGGGAGAGGACGATTTTAAGACCTTAGACTGGTCTAACCAACACTTAAATGAAGCGGTCACTCTTGTGATGGAAAGTGAAAATCGGGCTTATGTTTTAGCCCTTCAAAAGGGAGAAAGTTTGGGTTGGCTAGATAAGCGAGCATTTGTTCAAGTGGATGACCATAATTTCGAAGCAACGAGTGTCACCCCTTATCACGCGAAGATTGTGAATAAAGGCTACTCGATTGATACCAAGCCGTGGGGCGTCCCTGGATTTCAATTATCAGCATCTGGATACTCAGACCAACATTTAGGTGAACAAGTAGTAGTCAGCCAAGTGGATGAAAGTGACTCCTATGTTTTGATTTCTGATCAATACTTCAATGAATGGGGCTGGTTGGATCGACGGGCTTTATTAGAAGAAAGACTGACGAGTAGACAGTTAGAGGTGAGCCCACAAGTTTCTCAAAGATGGTGGTATTGTGTTCCTGCTAGCCTTTCGATGATTCTTGATACAGTGGGAGTTCAGGTTGACCAATTTACTTTAGCGCGTCAAACTAATTGTATCGATTATGTAGGGACAGAAAGTCCTGACGCTATTAAGGTGTTGAATCAATATGTCATCGGAAAGGAAGCGCCTGAACCAGGAGAAATGGGCTATCATCTCGAAAAAGTGACCGAATACACGCCAATGTCGTCACAATTTTCAGAGTTCAAGTTAAATTATATTAAAAGTATCCAAGCGGGAAAACCTGTGTATCTTACCTTTAATTTTGATAAGATGTATGATAAAGGCGGACAAAATTTTGATCATGCGGTAGTAGGTATCGGTTATGTGGCCAATGAATCGGAAACGGATATTGAAAGGATTTTGTATCGAGATCCTAGTGTGAGCCTGTCTGGGCACATTCATTCTGTCACCCCTGAAAAGTATTTTGCCTCAATGCCAGGGGATGAATCTTGCTACGCTTATTTTAGTTAA
- a CDS encoding Dps family protein, with translation MSYTKTKIALNQLVADLVQGHTVLHQIHWYMRGEGFLFYHPKLDKYMDILSEQLDTVSERLITIDGSPYSTLKEFAEHTKIEDRSGQWNTSISEDMHRVSTVIRQLVEDYQQGVDAASEEGDAASEDVCTGYLRDLQKVLWMLQAEIGKAPEIER, from the coding sequence ATGTCTTACACTAAAACTAAAATTGCGCTTAATCAACTCGTCGCAGATCTTGTACAGGGCCACACAGTCCTTCATCAAATTCACTGGTATATGCGCGGAGAAGGCTTCTTATTTTATCATCCTAAATTAGATAAATATATGGATATTCTCAGCGAACAACTCGATACCGTTTCTGAGCGATTAATCACCATTGATGGCTCCCCTTACTCTACACTTAAAGAATTTGCTGAACATACCAAAATTGAAGATCGTTCCGGTCAATGGAATACCAGCATTTCTGAAGACATGCACCGAGTTTCCACAGTTATTCGTCAATTAGTTGAAGACTATCAACAAGGCGTTGATGCCGCCAGTGAAGAAGGCGACGCGGCCAGTGAAGACGTCTGCACAGGCTACTTACGTGACTTACAAAAAGTCCTTTGGATGCTCCAAGCAGAGATAGGAAAAGCTCCAGAAATTGAGCGTTAA
- the infC gene encoding translation initiation factor IF-3, with protein sequence MAKNKNNELFINEEIRAKELRVIDSNGGQLGVISKRDALSKAEEEGLDLVMVSPNANPPVARIMDYGKYRYQQQRKAREQRRNQKIIQVKEIRLSPTIDENDFQTKLRQGRKFIEKHNKVKVSIRFRGRAITHKDLGQEVLDRFSGELADVAVVEQKPKMEGRSMQLQLAPKED encoded by the coding sequence ATCGCTAAAAATAAGAACAACGAATTATTTATCAATGAAGAAATTCGCGCTAAAGAGTTGCGTGTGATTGATTCCAATGGCGGACAACTCGGGGTTATTAGTAAACGAGACGCCTTAAGTAAAGCGGAAGAAGAAGGTTTGGATTTAGTTATGGTTTCACCAAATGCTAATCCTCCAGTAGCCCGCATTATGGATTATGGTAAATATCGTTATCAACAACAACGTAAAGCACGCGAACAACGTCGAAATCAAAAGATTATTCAAGTGAAAGAAATTCGCTTGAGTCCTACTATTGATGAAAATGACTTCCAAACCAAATTACGTCAAGGAAGAAAATTCATTGAAAAGCATAATAAGGTGAAGGTTTCTATTCGTTTTAGAGGCCGTGCTATTACTCATAAAGATCTTGGCCAGGAAGTGCTTGATCGCTTTTCTGGAGAATTAGCTGATGTTGCCGTAGTGGAACAGAAACCTAAAATGGAAGGTCGTTCCATGCAATTACAGTTAGCACCAAAAGAAGATTAA
- a CDS encoding ABC transporter permease subunit (The N-terminal region of this protein, as described by TIGR01726, is a three transmembrane segment that identifies a subfamily of ABC transporter permease subunits, which specificities that include histidine, arginine, glutamine, glutamate, L-cystine (sic), the opines (in Agrobacterium) octopine and nopaline, etc.) encodes MRIWRRLVTVLMMMALVIPAPSVLAIEGGKVAVDSEALNKGLETPGVFRVGMEANYAPYNWSQTSKEDGAVEIANAKGEYANGYDVQTAKRIADALGLKLEVVKMEWDGLPPALQSGKIDAIIAGMSPTPQRLEQIDFTRSYYDSEICVVTRKDSKYAKATSLADFPGAKITAQLNTFHYGLIDQMEGVDKQTAMDSFPTMISSVLSKKIDGYVSERPSALAATAANSDLQIIRFEKGKGFDLKGQSTETCVGLRKGSPLTPMINEVLNNFTSEDRSQLMDKMVALNNRGESQGFWSEVAGIWKTYKGQFMKGALNTMVIALVSTLIGFCIGLLIAIYRSTPINGANAIVQAIYRIFDFVIVAYIEIFRGTPMMVQAMLIFYGSKLFLDIDMSAMLAAFLIVSINTGAYLAEVIRGGIISVDNGQSEAAKAIGMSHLQTMIFVVLPQAIRSILPALGNEFVINIKDTSVLNVIAVTELFFVTRSAAGKTYLTFQTFFIVSVIYFVLTFATTRLLRLVEKKMSGSDHYTVYQSSTSEVNIHE; translated from the coding sequence ATGAGAATATGGCGTAGGCTAGTCACCGTGTTAATGATGATGGCATTAGTAATTCCTGCACCTAGTGTTTTGGCAATAGAAGGAGGGAAGGTAGCCGTCGATTCTGAAGCCTTGAATAAGGGCTTAGAAACGCCAGGAGTCTTTAGAGTAGGGATGGAAGCTAACTATGCTCCCTATAACTGGTCTCAAACGTCAAAGGAAGATGGGGCAGTTGAAATCGCTAATGCGAAAGGTGAATACGCAAATGGTTATGACGTTCAAACCGCTAAACGTATTGCGGATGCCTTAGGATTAAAATTGGAAGTTGTAAAGATGGAATGGGACGGTCTTCCACCTGCTTTACAATCCGGAAAGATCGATGCTATTATCGCTGGGATGTCCCCAACACCTCAACGTTTGGAACAAATCGACTTTACGAGAAGTTATTATGATTCTGAAATTTGTGTGGTAACACGTAAGGATAGTAAATATGCAAAAGCGACTTCCTTAGCAGACTTCCCAGGAGCTAAGATAACCGCCCAATTAAATACTTTCCACTATGGCCTTATTGATCAAATGGAAGGTGTAGACAAACAAACAGCAATGGATTCTTTCCCAACGATGATTTCTTCAGTTCTAAGTAAGAAAATCGATGGTTATGTTTCTGAAAGACCGAGCGCACTTGCTGCAACTGCTGCTAACTCTGATTTACAGATTATTCGTTTTGAAAAAGGAAAGGGATTTGATCTTAAGGGACAATCCACAGAGACTTGTGTTGGTTTAAGAAAGGGATCTCCATTAACTCCTATGATTAATGAAGTCTTAAACAATTTTACTTCTGAAGATCGTAGCCAATTAATGGACAAAATGGTGGCCCTCAATAATCGGGGAGAAAGTCAAGGCTTCTGGTCAGAAGTAGCTGGTATTTGGAAAACTTACAAAGGACAATTTATGAAGGGTGCTTTGAACACCATGGTGATTGCTTTGGTGTCAACTCTTATCGGTTTCTGTATCGGACTTTTGATCGCTATTTATCGTTCTACTCCAATTAATGGAGCAAATGCAATTGTTCAAGCAATTTATCGAATATTCGATTTTGTGATTGTAGCTTATATTGAAATTTTCCGTGGGACCCCAATGATGGTTCAAGCGATGTTAATTTTCTATGGTTCTAAACTATTTTTAGATATTGATATGTCCGCGATGTTGGCTGCTTTTCTGATTGTTTCCATTAACACTGGAGCTTATCTTGCAGAGGTTATTCGTGGAGGCATTATCAGTGTGGATAATGGACAGAGTGAAGCTGCTAAAGCGATTGGGATGAGCCATCTTCAAACTATGATTTTTGTTGTTCTCCCTCAAGCTATTCGAAGTATTCTTCCTGCCTTAGGGAATGAATTTGTGATTAATATCAAGGATACTTCGGTGTTAAATGTTATCGCTGTAACAGAATTATTCTTCGTGACTCGTTCCGCAGCTGGTAAAACTTACCTTACCTTCCAGACATTCTTTATCGTATCTGTGATTTACTTTGTATTAACTTTTGCAACGACCCGCTTGTTACGTCTCGTTGAAAAGAAAATGTCAGGGAGCGATCATTATACCGTGTATCAATCATCAACAAGTGAGGTGAACATTCATGAATAA
- the rpmI gene encoding 50S ribosomal protein L35, giving the protein MPKQKTHRASVKRFKRTASGELKRSHSERSHRFHGKTKKQRRQHKQATLVHSTDMKRIKQMLEAY; this is encoded by the coding sequence ATGCCAAAACAAAAAACACATCGTGCGTCAGTTAAACGTTTCAAACGGACTGCTTCTGGCGAATTAAAACGTAGCCATTCAGAACGTTCTCACCGTTTCCATGGAAAGACTAAGAAACAACGTCGTCAGCACAAACAAGCAACTTTGGTACATTCAACAGATATGAAACGTATCAAACAAATGTTAGAAGCTTATTAA
- a CDS encoding MetQ/NlpA family ABC transporter substrate-binding protein, whose translation MKKWQVLLVSALSVLTIAGCGNKTDKANRVTVGVAGENEEKVWNDVSKKLKDDGIDLKVKLFSDYVQPNAAVAENEIDMNAFQHVAFLNDYDQKNKKDLVPIGYTYISAMIAYSEKVKDLKDLKDGATVVIPNDPTNGGRALLLLQQAGLLKLDKEAGITPTVQNITENSKNLKIVEVDAAQVPSKLKDADAVVANTNYAVSAGLKIKDGIFSDTDDLSKLGTQYKNVIAVKAENKDKELYKKVVKAYQSAETEAKIKEVSGGADQKAWTDKDDTLKEFEDVRQKK comes from the coding sequence ATGAAGAAATGGCAGGTGTTATTAGTCAGTGCCTTATCAGTATTAACCATTGCAGGATGTGGCAACAAAACAGATAAAGCTAATCGAGTGACTGTGGGAGTAGCTGGGGAAAATGAAGAAAAAGTTTGGAACGATGTTTCTAAAAAGTTGAAAGACGATGGTATCGATCTTAAAGTTAAACTTTTTTCAGATTATGTTCAACCGAATGCGGCGGTTGCTGAAAATGAAATTGATATGAATGCTTTTCAACATGTGGCTTTTTTGAATGACTATGACCAGAAGAATAAAAAAGATTTAGTGCCAATTGGTTACACCTATATTTCTGCTATGATCGCCTATTCTGAAAAAGTAAAAGATCTTAAAGACCTTAAAGATGGAGCAACAGTCGTGATTCCTAATGATCCTACAAATGGTGGGCGTGCGCTTTTACTTTTACAACAAGCAGGTCTTTTGAAATTAGATAAAGAAGCAGGGATAACACCAACTGTTCAAAATATTACTGAAAATTCTAAAAATCTTAAAATTGTAGAGGTTGATGCTGCTCAAGTCCCAAGTAAATTGAAAGATGCAGATGCAGTAGTGGCCAATACCAATTATGCAGTTTCTGCAGGTTTGAAGATAAAAGATGGCATTTTTTCAGATACAGATGATTTAAGTAAGTTAGGAACACAATACAAAAATGTGATTGCTGTGAAAGCTGAAAATAAAGATAAAGAGCTTTACAAGAAAGTGGTAAAAGCTTACCAAAGCGCTGAAACAGAAGCCAAAATCAAAGAAGTATCTGGCGGAGCTGATCAAAAAGCTTGGACAGATAAAGACGATACGCTAAAAGAATTTGAAGACGTTCGTCAAAAGAAATAG
- a CDS encoding GNAT family N-acetyltransferase, translating to MKKWTIHPAVYKSDFERLKTWFLQAREDLNREEIDQWQDWPALEASLKTLLIAEEGYFVYRGNEPIGFYGLSFYDQVYEKYRIWSNESYGAVHRLVMNPLVKGEGLSRQLFTQFERQIKQGGRKSVRIDTHSDNQRMRHILKQEEYRYCGKICLLDGSERLAYEKCIKE from the coding sequence ATGAAAAAGTGGACGATTCATCCAGCGGTTTATAAGAGTGATTTTGAGAGATTGAAGACTTGGTTTTTACAAGCACGAGAGGATTTGAATCGAGAAGAAATTGATCAATGGCAAGATTGGCCAGCTTTGGAGGCGAGTCTCAAAACGCTTTTAATCGCTGAAGAAGGGTATTTTGTTTATCGGGGGAATGAGCCGATAGGTTTTTATGGACTTTCTTTCTATGATCAAGTTTATGAAAAGTATAGGATTTGGTCGAACGAATCATACGGAGCCGTTCATCGTTTAGTGATGAATCCTTTAGTCAAAGGCGAGGGGCTTAGTCGGCAGTTATTTACTCAGTTTGAGAGACAAATCAAACAAGGAGGAAGGAAAAGTGTGCGGATAGATACTCACTCAGATAATCAGCGTATGCGACATATTTTAAAGCAAGAGGAATATCGTTACTGCGGAAAAATATGTTTATTAGACGGCAGTGAACGGCTAGCCTATGAGAAGTGCATCAAAGAATAG
- a CDS encoding methionine ABC transporter ATP-binding protein, with protein sequence MIKLNNVSVSFDTPDGHLKAVDNVSLTVNNGEIFGVIGYSGAGKSTLVRTINCLQKPSSGQVIVNGENIAELNSRDLREARKKIGMIFQHFNLMNARTVAGNVAFPLKESGLSQEEIDEKVKRLLDLVGLGDRGQAYPSQLSGGQKQRVAIARALANDPHVLLCDEATSALDPKTTGQILELLKRVNKEMGITIVIITHEMSVIKQICDRVAVMQSGKVIEEGSILDIFRQPKEALTRDFIRSASPTEKGIENILENPDLLNIQPDDRVIRIDFTGESTGEPLIASLAQRFQLPANILFANVEILQQTPVGTMLISLNGTEEQLRSAFQYMQDNGVKCREYTIDFSKKGVE encoded by the coding sequence TTGATTAAATTAAACAACGTCTCCGTTTCCTTTGATACGCCAGATGGTCATTTAAAAGCTGTCGATAATGTCTCTTTAACCGTAAATAACGGAGAAATTTTTGGAGTCATTGGTTATTCTGGAGCGGGTAAAAGTACATTAGTACGTACCATTAACTGCCTACAAAAACCAAGTAGTGGGCAAGTCATTGTCAATGGTGAAAATATAGCCGAATTAAATTCTCGTGATTTAAGAGAAGCGCGTAAGAAAATAGGAATGATTTTCCAGCATTTTAACTTGATGAATGCAAGAACTGTGGCAGGAAATGTTGCTTTTCCTTTGAAGGAGTCTGGATTAAGTCAAGAAGAAATTGATGAAAAGGTCAAGCGATTGTTGGACTTAGTAGGCTTAGGTGACAGAGGTCAGGCTTATCCTTCTCAATTATCGGGTGGCCAAAAGCAAAGAGTCGCTATTGCTAGAGCACTTGCAAACGATCCTCATGTTCTCTTATGTGATGAAGCAACTTCTGCTTTGGACCCTAAGACCACAGGACAAATTTTGGAATTATTAAAACGTGTGAATAAAGAAATGGGGATTACGATTGTTATTATTACCCATGAAATGAGTGTTATCAAACAAATTTGTGATCGGGTAGCAGTTATGCAGTCCGGGAAAGTAATTGAAGAAGGAAGCATCTTAGATATTTTCCGTCAACCTAAAGAAGCACTCACAAGAGACTTTATTCGTTCGGCTAGCCCAACAGAAAAAGGAATCGAAAATATTTTAGAAAATCCAGATCTTTTAAATATTCAGCCAGATGATCGGGTCATTCGCATTGATTTTACAGGAGAAAGTACAGGGGAACCTCTCATTGCTTCCCTTGCTCAACGTTTCCAATTGCCAGCTAATATTCTATTTGCAAATGTGGAAATTTTACAACAGACACCTGTAGGCACCATGTTAATTTCTTTAAATGGAACGGAAGAACAACTTCGATCTGCTTTCCAATATATGCAGGATAATGGCGTGAAATGTCGAGAATATACGATTGATTTTTCTAAAAAGGGGGTAGAGTAG